ATCGGGGCCAGGTAAATATTGCATTATTTCATCAATTGAAATTTCGGGATTTTTTGCGACAGCAATAGTAGCATCAATTGATTCGGTCAAATTATGAGGTGGAATATTTGTTGCCATACCAACAGCAATACCCGAACCACCTGTAACTAGTAAATTAGGAAAACGGGATGGTAAAACAACTGGTTCAATTTCGCTTGCATCATAGTTATCAACAAAATCAACGGTATTTTTCTTAATACCATCCAACATTTCAGAAGCAACCTTACTCATTCTTGCTTCTGTATAACGCATTGCAGCGGCCCCATCACCATCTATTGAACCAAAGTTACCATGACCATCAACTAAAGGATAACGCATTGAAAAATCTTGTGCCATACGCACCATTGCTTCATAAACAGATGAATCGCCGTGAGGGTGATATTTACCTAAAACATCACCAACAATACGAGCACTTTTTCTGTGTTGAGTTGAATGAGTAATGCCTAATTCACTCATATCATATAAAATACGTCTATGAACTGGTTTTAGTCCGTCTCTCGCGTCAGGAAGCGCACGTGAAACAATAACACTCATTGCGTATTCCAAGAATGAGTTTTTCATCTCTTTATTGATGTCTACTGGGAATAAACCGTCAATTGGTTGATCAATTATTTGACTTTGAACAACATAATCCTCTTTATTTTGTGGTATTTCTTCTTCATCTTCTTCAATTTCAGGGGTTGGTTCTTCTTTAAAGGCTACAAATAATTCTTCGTCAGGAATGTAATCAGGTTCTATTAAATTTTTGTCTAATTCTTTATCTTTTTCCATATGTTCTCCTATTTAATATTAATATTTAAATTATATTAAAAATGATTTTTTTTGAACTTATAATCTATGGATTAATAATGATATAATTTAAAGTGACAAGGGTGCTGTAAAAGGCTGAGATTATACCTATTAGCAGATCATGGTAATTCATGCGTGGCTAAACACTATTTATTCCTTCCCTTGTATTAAGGAGCAAAATGATTAAGAAAAAAATATTTATGCTTGGCGCAAGTTTACTTGCGAGCATTTTTGCATCAAGTTCATGCACTACAACTGCAATTTCAAGTAAAGAAAGCAAAGATGAAATTGCAAAAAAATGAGATTCAAAAATAACAATTGTTAACTCATGAATTAACCCAGGTTTCAAGGATGACAAAAATCCCAATTCAATTGAAAATCAATTCATTAAGTTATTAAAAGCAAGATTTAAAAGTTTCAAAGATTCAGATCCAATTACAAAAAATCTGCCAGATGTTGATTTTAGTTTTGATGTTGACTATGACAAAAATTCATACTTTTCTAAATTAGAAAACAACGATAAAAACAAAGACATTTATATTGCAAACTACACAACATATATTAATAATTTTTGACAAAATAATCAATTTAATAAAGAGTTTGATGTTAAACTAATTGCTCAAACAAGTACTCTAAAATTTAATTGGCAAACAAAGGACTCACTATTTTACGTTGATGGCCAAGATTCTGACCCATTACGCCAACAAGCACAAAGAAATAATATTGAATGAGTACAAAAAACTAATGTAGACTATCCAGATTGACATAAATCAGATAAATTGACTTTTGATGGGTCAAAATATTCTAATTTTTATCAACCAAATCAATTGACTTTTGTTTATAGAGGTGTAATTTTCATTTCTGGTGATAAAGCCAAAAGAAATGAAATTACAAAAGATTGAAATGATAAAAATTGAGAAAAATTTGTAAAGCATGGAATTATATTTAAAGATAAATCAAAATCTGGGTCATATAAATATCAAGTTGCCTTGCTTGCTCGCCATTTTAACAAAACAATAAAAGAAATTAATGAATATTTTGAATCAGGCGCAAAAGAAATTTTCAAGGGCACTAAAGCACAAGACCAAATTGGTAAAGAATCTAATTCATTTACACCTAGAATTGCTTTCGATGATGAGGGTGTATACAACTGAACAAAAAATAAGAAAGATAGCAATCTTTTCAAGACAAGCAAATATCAGGAAAATAAACCCTATGATGATAATAATAATGATGTTGTTAGAGTACTAATCGCAACAAACCCAGCACCATATGATGTTGCTATTGGGCGTAGTGGATTAAGCAATAAACAAGTTGAGTTATTGACCAAAACATTGAATTCTCTAAGTATTGAGGAAAATCTTTACGGAAAATATACAGGATACAATAAGTTTTATGCATTAAATTTAGATAATTTTGAAAAATTCATAAAATTACAAGTTCAAGCTGAGACTAAATTAGATTTAATTAAGGAAATTGAAGAACCGAAAAATGACTAATATTATTGATTTTAAAGATGTATCAACAAAATATTCAAAAAAGAGGCCTATATTAAATAATATAAATTTAACTATCCAAAAAGGTCAAATGGTTGCTATTATCGGGGCTAGCGGCGCAGGAAAAAGTACTTTATTCAAATTAATAGTCAATGCACTAAACTACGATGGCGATATAAAAATTTTTGACCAAGATTTATCAAAACTAAAAAAAACTAAAAAGCAAAAATTAATTCAAAAAATTGGCTTTTTAACACAAAAAGCAAACCTAATTTCATCTGAAAGTGTTTATCAAAACGTTGCTAAATCTCAAACAAATTATAAAAATTGATTTTTTAAAGTGTTTGGTTTGCTTACTAAAATGCAAAAGATTGAAATTTTCGAAAAATTAGACCAATTGGGTATCTTAGATAAGGCATTTTATCGTGTTTCGGACTTAAGTGGTGGACAGCAACAACGAGTAGAACTGGCTAAATTATTAATTAAAAAATGCGAATTAATATTAGCAGATGAACCGACATCAAACCTTGATGAAGAAACAGCAAAACTCGTTTTAAAAATCCTAAGAAATTTAGCAAACAAGGGAAAAACAGTTTTAGTGAATATACACGATTTAGACTCAATAAAGGAAAATTTTGACCGAGTAATAGCAATTAAAAATACAAGAATTTTATTTGATATGCAAACAAAGGAAATTGAAACTTGACAACTAAAACAAGCTGTGAAAATAGAAAAATAAATAAAGAGTCTAATTTTTTTAGATATCGATATATCAATAAAAATGGGGTAGCAACATCTTGAAAAATTAGACCTATTTATTGACATATAATATCAATTTTATTAATATCAATAATTTTTATAGCACTTTACAACAGTTGAAGTTCAATAAGAATTGAAAATATTAAAAATGTTGCTCGAAAATTTCAAAATTTATTTATTTTCAGTAACAAAAGTACAAGATTAACAAATTCATTAACAAATGAGTATACAAATCTATTTCTAGATACTATTAAAAGTTTATGAATAACTATTAAAGTAGCGATTGCAGGAACTTTCATTGGCTTTATTTTTGCTTTAATCACCGCCTATGGTTCATTTTCTAAGCATAATAATAAATATTTTTCGTTCTTTTTAGGTGTGCTAATGCTAGTTTTAAGGGCTTTTCCTGAATTGGTTTTTATTAATGTCATTACAAAAGTTTTTCGAAATGAATTAAGTTTACTGGCTGTTTATATATGATTTACATGACTGTGATTACATAAATATTACTTAGATATGCTTAACTCATTTGATTTAGAACCTTATTACATTGCTATTAACCAAGGACAAAGCAAACATAGAGCATTCATTAATGAAGTAATTCCACGAATCAAAAATCGACTTATTGCATTGTTTTTATATTCATTTGAGTCAAATATTAGATGAGCATCATTATTGAGCGCATTGTCACTACCAGGCATTGGAATATTAATTAATTATGCTGCAAAAACAACAAATTTTTATAGCCAATTAGGTATTCCGATGACTGTGTTAATACTATTTGTTTTATTACTAGAATTATCTAATTATTTGATTAAAAAATATCTACTTGAAACAAATTCTAAACAAATTAAATTTAATAGCAAATACAAGTTCGAAATTTATACAAAATTAGCAAAAACAATCAATATAAGAAAGATCTTTAATAATTTATTAATTTTGTTTTTTGCAATAATGAGTATTTTCACATTAGCAACAACAAAAATATGACTTTTTGACTTATCCGCAACAAAAACATTCATAAAAGTATTATTTAAACCTGATTTTTCTCACTTTAATTTTAGTGTTCTTGACCCAAGACTAAATCCAATATTGCTTGTTTGAAATTCATTGCAATTTACAATAGCTGCCTTGTCAATTTGTATCATTTTTACAATGATATTTATACGAATTCAACCTTTAAATATCAATACAAAACCTGTATCAATAATAAGCAAAAGCATAATTATCATATGCAGACAAATCCCAAGTGTTGTCTTGATATATCTATTTTTACCAATGTTCGCAAACCCAATAACAATAGTTATTTTAGTTATCGGGTTCCATGAAATGTATAGCAAGTCAAAACATTTGACTCAAGCAATTGAAAGTTTGGATAGTGAAGTAATAAATAATTTAAAAATTGCTGGTTATACTAATAATCAAATATTTTGAAAATATGTTCTTCCTTCTATAAAATATGACTTCATTAGTTTAAGTTTGTTTTATTTTGAATTAATTTTTAGAAACTCAATAACATATTCTGTATTCGCAACAGGCGAATTACATATTGGTCAAGCAATTGAAACACATTTAGATTTAAGAGCATATGAGCCAGCAAAAGCAATGTCATATATTTGGATAGCAACTTTTTCAATACTTCTTATCAATATAACTGGTGCCATAATCAATAAAAAAATAAAGAAATAAAGCTATTTATAATGGTTTTATTTTTTTACTAATATGAATATAAAACGAATGTATAAGTAAATTTTTCTGCTTAAAAATAAAGCATAAATAAAATTCTACTTAATTTATATAATTAGTTTAAAATTTAAATTTATATAGGAGGCATCAATATGACAAAAAAAGTTAGAACAAGATATGCGCCAAGTCCAACAGGATATTTACACATTGGAGGGGCTCGAACTGCATTATTTTGCTACTTATATGCAAAACATTTCAATGGTGATTTTGTTTTTAGATTAGAAGATACCGATATAAAAAGAAATGTTCCTGGTGGTGAGGCTAGTCAACTTGATAATTTAGCATGACTAGGAATAATTCCTGATGAAAGCCCTCTTAATCCAAATCCTAAATACAAAAAATATCGTCAAAGCGAAAAACTTGACAGATATCGCGAAATTGCAAATCTTTTAATCGAGAAGGGGTTTGCATATAAGGCATATGACAATGCCGAAGAACTGGAAGCACAACATAGCGAATCAGAAGCTAAGGGAATTCCATCATTTAAATATGACAAAAACTGGTTAAAAATTACAGAAGAAGAAAGAAAAAGAAGAGATGATTCTGGGGAATTTTCAAT
The genomic region above belongs to Mycoplasmopsis bovigenitalium and contains:
- a CDS encoding ABC transporter permease subunit; translated protein: MTTKTSCENRKINKESNFFRYRYINKNGVATSWKIRPIYWHIISILLISIIFIALYNSWSSIRIENIKNVARKFQNLFIFSNKSTRLTNSLTNEYTNLFLDTIKSLWITIKVAIAGTFIGFIFALITAYGSFSKHNNKYFSFFLGVLMLVLRAFPELVFINVITKVFRNELSLLAVYIWFTWLWLHKYYLDMLNSFDLEPYYIAINQGQSKHRAFINEVIPRIKNRLIALFLYSFESNIRWASLLSALSLPGIGILINYAAKTTNFYSQLGIPMTVLILFVLLLELSNYLIKKYLLETNSKQIKFNSKYKFEIYTKLAKTINIRKIFNNLLILFFAIMSIFTLATTKIWLFDLSATKTFIKVLFKPDFSHFNFSVLDPRLNPILLVWNSLQFTIAALSICIIFTMIFIRIQPLNINTKPVSIISKSIIIICRQIPSVVLIYLFLPMFANPITIVILVIGFHEMYSKSKHLTQAIESLDSEVINNLKIAGYTNNQIFWKYVLPSIKYDFISLSLFYFELIFRNSITYSVFATGELHIGQAIETHLDLRAYEPAKAMSYIWIATFSILLINITGAIINKKIKK
- a CDS encoding phosphonate ABC transporter ATP-binding protein, whose product is MTNIIDFKDVSTKYSKKRPILNNINLTIQKGQMVAIIGASGAGKSTLFKLIVNALNYDGDIKIFDQDLSKLKKTKKQKLIQKIGFLTQKANLISSESVYQNVAKSQTNYKNWFFKVFGLLTKMQKIEIFEKLDQLGILDKAFYRVSDLSGGQQQRVELAKLLIKKCELILADEPTSNLDEETAKLVLKILRNLANKGKTVLVNIHDLDSIKENFDRVIAIKNTRILFDMQTKEIETWQLKQAVKIEK
- the cypl gene encoding ABC transporter thiamine pyrophosphate-binding lipoprotein p37/Cypl, whose product is MIKKKIFMLGASLLASIFASSSCTTTAISSKESKDEIAKKWDSKITIVNSWINPGFKDDKNPNSIENQFIKLLKARFKSFKDSDPITKNLPDVDFSFDVDYDKNSYFSKLENNDKNKDIYIANYTTYINNFWQNNQFNKEFDVKLIAQTSTLKFNWQTKDSLFYVDGQDSDPLRQQAQRNNIEWVQKTNVDYPDWHKSDKLTFDGSKYSNFYQPNQLTFVYRGVIFISGDKAKRNEITKDWNDKNWEKFVKHGIIFKDKSKSGSYKYQVALLARHFNKTIKEINEYFESGAKEIFKGTKAQDQIGKESNSFTPRIAFDDEGVYNWTKNKKDSNLFKTSKYQENKPYDDNNNDVVRVLIATNPAPYDVAIGRSGLSNKQVELLTKTLNSLSIEENLYGKYTGYNKFYALNLDNFEKFIKLQVQAETKLDLIKEIEEPKND